The following proteins are encoded in a genomic region of Methylibium petroleiphilum PM1:
- a CDS encoding DUF1501 domain-containing protein encodes MSASSHTPARPALTRRALLQAGVGGLVLPSAFAAMAQPPAAVPASDRRRILVVLEMSGGNDGLNTVVPYADDTYYRLRPKLGIPAQRLRRIDDHHGFNPGLAGFERLYKDGKLAIVHGCGYDNPNFSHFSSMAYWHTAAPNSGEEYGWVGRLADAMRPDGASNFIVNIDATQSLAVRSRRHVPVVFDDPEKFVREGFFEERGLLDRVEPSEASDSANRRYLRDIARSARDASELVRQAWSKYSTPVDYGVLPVDLPKVASLIAAGLPTQLYYVAYRNNAFDTHVHQADLHQRLLTYVSDGVLAFMRDMERIGRADDVVLMAFSEFGRRVPENTSLGTDHGTAGPMFIVGKPVKGGQYGRPVSLTERTPDDNLRHTTDFRRTYATVMDGWFGRTDTQAVLRGRFESFPLFA; translated from the coding sequence ATGAGCGCTTCGTCCCACACGCCCGCACGCCCCGCCCTGACGCGGCGCGCGCTGCTGCAGGCCGGCGTCGGCGGCCTCGTGCTGCCTTCCGCCTTCGCCGCGATGGCGCAACCACCGGCCGCGGTGCCGGCGTCCGACCGGCGCCGCATCCTCGTGGTGCTGGAGATGTCGGGCGGCAACGACGGCCTGAACACCGTGGTGCCCTACGCCGACGACACCTACTACCGGCTGCGGCCCAAGCTCGGCATCCCCGCCCAGCGCCTGCGCCGCATCGACGACCACCACGGCTTCAACCCCGGCCTGGCGGGCTTCGAGCGGCTCTACAAGGACGGCAAGCTCGCCATCGTGCACGGCTGCGGCTACGACAACCCGAACTTCTCGCACTTCTCGTCGATGGCCTATTGGCACACCGCCGCGCCCAACAGCGGTGAGGAGTACGGCTGGGTCGGCCGCCTGGCCGACGCGATGCGGCCCGACGGCGCCAGCAACTTCATCGTCAACATCGACGCCACGCAATCGCTCGCGGTGCGCAGCCGGCGCCACGTGCCGGTGGTGTTCGACGACCCGGAGAAGTTCGTCCGCGAGGGCTTCTTCGAGGAGCGCGGCCTGCTCGACCGGGTCGAACCGTCCGAAGCCTCCGACAGCGCCAACCGCCGTTACCTGCGCGACATCGCCCGCAGCGCCCGCGATGCCTCCGAACTGGTGCGCCAGGCGTGGTCCAAGTACTCGACGCCGGTCGACTACGGCGTGCTGCCGGTCGACCTGCCCAAGGTCGCCTCGCTGATCGCCGCCGGCCTGCCGACGCAGCTCTATTACGTGGCCTACCGCAACAACGCCTTCGACACCCACGTGCACCAGGCCGACCTGCACCAGCGCCTGCTGACCTACGTGTCCGACGGCGTGCTGGCCTTCATGCGCGACATGGAGCGCATCGGCCGCGCCGACGACGTGGTGCTGATGGCGTTCTCGGAGTTCGGCCGCCGCGTGCCCGAGAACACCAGCCTCGGCACCGACCACGGCACCGCCGGCCCGATGTTCATCGTCGGCAAGCCGGTGAAGGGCGGGCAGTACGGCCGGCCGGTCAGCCTGACCGAGCGCACGCCCGACGACAACCTGCGCCACACCACCGACTTCCGCCGCACCTACGCCACCGTGATGGACGGCTGGTTCGGCCGCACCGACACGCAGGCGGTGCTGCGGGGGCGCTTCGAGAGCTTTCCGCTGTT